tcattcaaaAAGTTTGATAATTATTCATAGAAATTTCtcataaatcatgataataaATTGTTAatatcatacttgaaaataacatatgatatgggtccatgaaaattaacttgaaatcatgcaatgcaACTTGAATTGTGCATAAGCATATcaacaataatgaaataaaccataattTAGATGATCCAATGCAATTCCCTAGAAATTAGGGCTTAGAAGGAAAATTAATAAAGagaattgaagaaaaaccttgggacttcatgaatggaaggatccatggatgaattcccacgtACCTTTGAAAATTTAGAGCCCTAATTCTCTTTATTTGAATACTTGAGCTTGAAATacttgaaatttttatttgaggaagaagaagaccttttGGGGgaacttttagagagaagaattGGTGTTTAGGGTGATTAGGAGAGAATGAAGGAGTTAGAAGGGTTTAGAGTAGTTAATAGAATAGGATTCGTACCCAAAAACCATTCAAATACACTAATGAATCAATAGGGAAAAACCAAAAAACCCCTAGACTTAACTGAACAAAGTAAACTGGATGGGAGGTCACCACGGCTTGTGAAGCtcaccacagtccgtggtgATGGTTACGGTCAAGAGGGTCAGTTGGAATTAACAGGGGTTGCTTCCACGGACACCACCACGACCCATGGTGCTCTTCACGGATCGTTGACCCAATCATGGTCCTCACTCCATTTAGGGGTCTTGGGGAGTCAAGATCACGGACGGTCCTACTGTCCATGGAGTTCACCACGCCCCGTAAATCCTATCGTGGACCCTTCCCCTATTCCTCAAATTTTTAGGGCTCTGTGAAGGGCTTTGTGAAGGACCCCAAAAAGCTGTAACTTTGAGAAATTCTCTTTTAAACTCTGTTTTTGACTTTtaaatttttggggtcttactgATGCTTATTGATGTTTGCTATGTCGTGGATTCTCTTAGTAAGATTCACTTTCATCGGTTTCTTACTGATGTTGTTTGGATCTTTTGGTAGATGATGTTGTTTGGATCTTTTGTTAGATGATTCACAATCTCTTTTATatagataaatattataaaaaaattggcGTTCTTTAATTCAATTATCGCAATAATATGAATGTCAGGATTTTCTAATTTATGAACCAGAAAATGATATGTTTTACTATATGTTATATATCCTATGAAAATGCAATCATCAGTTTTAGTCCTATTTAAACCTTTTTGGTTTTAGGGACTTGCACTTAGCTGATCACTCCCGCATTAAGGAATATTTCAAGTTGAGGTTCCTTCCTTTTCATTTCTCATATAAGATGGATTTTATTTTGCTATGGGGTACTCTGTTGATTATTCAGCTAGCTGTAAGGGACTTGCACTTAGCTGATCATCTCCTTTAATGTTCTTTTAGTTCTTTTCGAAATTCTATTGAATTGTGAAGTGTATGGGGTAGTTATTTGGTTAATTATGCCATATTGTAGATTTcttcaaaaggagattcatatttgtctcccttatttatgtgATTAACTTAACTATCTGTAGACACGTAAATTTTATTGGGTTAAATTCatacaaaatttgaattaaattcatgtttatttgatttgaaataGTTAATTTGGGCTTCACAAATACATAAGTCCATTTTATTAAGGGTCAAttacttaaataatatattatatagtattaattactaattttaatacatattttatctttattaaaAATGACAGAACTTTTCTTATAAGAAGtaacaaaaaaaatctttctctttcttcctccCCATttctctctccttcttctctttttcgttttttttggtcaattttttcttttcctctttctcccactccttcttctcttttttttgttgctccgtttttctctctctctctctttctccctctctctccttctctttttcttttttggtctgttcttttctctttctctttctttttctctctcttttaaaaataataattaattattctctttaaaacttaactTTGAATTGAATATTACAGAAATGAagcttttactatttttaaaattggataattttttttatgtaaatacatatataatgcatttctaacacaataaaagaaattaatataaacgataattataatatatttggaaTTTAACATATTATAACAATATAGACATATTTCAATGcatgtggtgaatatataattaaaatatttttaatataataatatattcagttaataagagaaaaagattaaacaattataatatttttttaattcaatatattaGACAAATCATAGGCATGTTTTAATGCACgtgatgaatatataactaaaacattttaatacaaatgtattataagtataatgTGTGAGTTTCaaacatttaaatattattcaaattaatttacgttgttagaaatgtattatatttattgaaataGCAACAATCGAATtcataacaatgtataatatttaattcgaattgtaatttattttgaattcaatttattatacatattataagtatgtttcaatgGACGCAGtgaatatataacaatatttttaatataataatatattttgttaataagagaaaaaaataaaaaaataattataatagattttgaattcaatatattataattaaaatgtggtgaatatataattaaaacatatttaatacaaatatattataagtattatatgtgaattttaaatatttcgATACAATTTAaattaggataattaattattatttttaaaagaggaAGAAACAGAAAGAGAAAAATGGACAAAAAAGGAGAAGGgagacacacacacacacatatatatatatatatatatagagagagagagagagaaatggacaaaaaaaggagaagaagggAGATAGACACACACCGAGAGGAGAGAGCGAGAGAGATCAAGATAATAAGgtgattttagttattaattaaggTAAATATGCTATAGACTGTAATAAAACAAAGGTACCCTAAAAAGAGTAATTATTaatctaaaaaaatttatttatgtaaaaatttcttttattaatttcaagtcCAAAGTCCATTTTATCTTGAGGACCATGCTCATGCCACGTATCAAGATGACTTGACATCCCAGTCAAGTTAAAGACCAAAAAGAAGATGCCACATATTCAAATGATATGGCAATCCTCGTCAAAGTTCAACAACTAATCAAAAAACAACCTTATCACATAATATTTGTGATAAGCTTGAAGACTTACAGAATGAAGAAGGCAAAAGCGTTCATTCACACTTGGACTGCCTCCctcctacaactataaataggagcgttacataattttttaaggACATTCTCCAAGCAATAAAGAAAGTTACAACATCAACTACGTAGTTCTTTGAAGAAGTGGTCAATGAAGTTCTTCCCGGAGATCGACTTGAAACTACGAAGTGCTTTGCGACGTTCCTTTGAGATCAAACACATCTCTAGGAAGTCTACATCATCTTACATTTCGAGAAATACTGAATTATGAAAACATATTAGGAGAAATTGTACTCACTAATGattcatcaataatttttttttatttgttttgattatAGTTAATTTTCAACACCAAAAACATTTATTAGGAACACTATCCaattaacttttgaaaatatacaTAACTCTTGAGAATATACATAATTTAAAGGAGATATCgtatttatataattaacttAACTATCTGATCGACTCTTGAGGATAtacataatttcttttttcaaagctaattaaaatactttattttGTGTTTCATGTGCTCCATGATGACAAGCTATGTATTGAGCCTTTTACATATTAATTCCACTGTGGCATTAACTCGTGACACGAAactataaaaagaaagaaaaaatatattcatgaaaaaaaaaatagaattagtTAGGTTTAGTAATATAGTACTAGTATTTATTTAACCATTTAACAAAAAGTATTTCAGTTTCAGTTGGATAGGATTTTTGGAGTGTGATTCCAAGTCTGCCCTAAATCTGGAAAATTTGTGTTCAAGGTTTGCTTTTTTGATCTTCCTTTCCCAAACCCTAGGCATGAATTCCACAAAAGCTTTATTTACACACACAGAAAATACGTACCAATATTTACGTAAACTCTAACATTACACACCAGAGgagacatttttttttctttttttcagaaTTTGAAGAAGATGGATTCAGATGAAGGAAAGCTATTTGTTGGTGGATTAGGATGGGACATAAAAGAAGATAAACTAAGAAGCTATTTTACCCATTATGGAGAAGTTACACATGCCATAATCATGCGTGACAGAGTCACTGGCTTATCTAGAGGATTTGCCTTTGTTGTGTTTTCTGATCCTTCTGTTATTGATATCATTCTTCAGGAGAAACATACCATTGATGGCCGTCCGGTAAGAAACATTACCAATTTAATGTTGTAGAGATGAATTTGAATGTTTAGCTacagaattttaaattttatagccACTGCTGCTAATTGTCGGTCttggtttattttattttatcaatctTGTACGTACAGGGTGTTTGGATTGGCCTATTGGAACTACTTTTATCTTTTAAGATTCTTTTTTTGTCTTATTTGGAAAAGACAAAAATGCTTTTAATCTCTTAAGCTAAAAGTCCAAAGTTGTATATGACTTTTACCTTTTAGGTTATAAGCTTTGATCCCAATtgagtttcttcttcttttttttaaactgATATATTTTTGAATGCTCTCGAAGATTAGTTATTCCTTAATGCAGTTTGGAACTTAGTCATTAGATGCATCAGGATGTGTTGTGTCTAGGCGTTCACAGTGACTTCAGTGTCGTCTCCAAGTGTTTATATTAACGTATGTATTATATAGACTATATTGTCTCTAAATTTTGAATCCACTTTTTTGTCAGCTTTCTCAAATGGTGGGTAGGATTAATGATGTCTTTTTCCTGTTACGGAACTAGAAGAGTGTGAGTTGTTCTACAATCCTAAATTGGCATTTAGGTGCTCGTGTTCGTCTTTACTTTGTTTTCCTTGCTTAGTTGATCTGTAACTCTTTTTACTTGTAATTTATCTTTTAGATTGTTTGATTAAAAGCTGCGCAATGCTTTTGTGCAAATCGTCACATTTATGAAGGCAAGGGTAGGGTATTGTTTGTTTAGCTTTGCCTTTGTGGGGTGGTGAGGAAAAAATTCCTTAGATAATGAAGGACTCTGTTTCTTGTACTTTccattttttgtaaaatattcaTTCAAAGAAAGGACCAGCTTCTGACGATGTGATGTTCACTCTTTTGGGGAACATTGGTgagatgacttgttgttattattttacttgatgaCATCCCACTTGCGTCTATGTCGTTAACTCTATGCAAAGTTAAAGGAGTAAACCGTTATATTTTCTTGTTCTTTATCGGATATGTTTATCTGATCCTGAAGTCATTCAAAGACATGATATTCTAGTGGGTATGCTTGAGTCACATGaatctttttcttgttctgaaAGTTCAGCAGTGTTTAAAGTTGATGAAAATCCCgcttggcagctgtggtgttgtAGCTTGGCTTCAGCTAAACCACATCTGAGTTGCTTGCTGACCAAATGCATGTTTACTTGTCTGTCTGTTTTCACTATAGACTCCAGTGTTTCCATTCAGGTGGAAGCTAAGAGGGCTTTACCAAGAGCACAACATCAGAGCTGGAGATCGCGACTTCCTCATGCCAGTGAAGATACAAGACTGGAAGGAAAtatcaaaacaagaaaaatatttgtgggTGGGCTACCTTCATCCCTTACTGAAGAAGAGTTTTGCAAGTACTTCCAAAATTATGGTAATGTGACAGATAAAGTAATTATGTTTGACCCAAACACTGGTCGCCCACGAGGATTTGGTTTTATCACCTTTGACTCAGAAGATGCTGCTGATAAAGTTCTTCATAAAAACTTTCATGAACTGAAAAATAAGCTCGTGGAGGTAAAACGTGCCCTGCCAAAAGAAGCAAATCCTGCTGGCAATGGTCGTGTTGGAGGTTACCCGGGTTATGGTTCTTATGATCCCATTAGAGTTCCGGAGTCTGCATTTTGTGGTTACACTCCCTATAACAGCTACGGAGCTCTGAATTATGGTTATGGTTACGATCCTTATACTTGCTACAGTGGGGCAGCTGGAGTATATATGAATCCATCTTTGGCCGGCATTGTTTACGCTAGCAGCTTGCCTGGTGTCACAAGAACCCAGTGGAGCAGCCAGAATTTTGGGTATGGTGATTTCTGTAATTTAAATGCAAGTTATGGCGCTTCTAGTTCTTTTGGTGCTTCATCCACTCGTGCTACTATTATGGCATCAACTAGTACATCTCAGGGTCATGCTTCTCAAAACAATAATCAGGGGAATGGTTGCAGCATCCACACAAAAAATGAAGGGCCTTTTACTGATTCTGATGGTAACGAGACTGGTGATAGGCATAAAGGTAGTGCTCCAAACAGCAGCAGTGGTGAGGCAACTAATCAGGCAGGGCAACACGAGGCAAATGGGTGCAACACAGCAACAGTCTTTGACAGCAATAATGGTTCTCCAGGCTTTCCTGATGCAGCTTGAGTTTCCGATAAACAAGAAATTCCAGTTAATTGTGGTTAGACTGAGGGAACACTGACAGCACTGACCATACCATTAAAATCAGCTTCTAGGAATCACTCAGAGAAAAAGTAACACTGTTAACACCAACAGTTCGGTCGCAACAGATCCGATGACTGGTTGAATTTCTCTGCAGTCTATTTACTATCGTGTAACAGTTACATTTACATTCCTACAGATGACTAATGTTGGTTTAAACTGGCGTTAGAGCGTATTTACATTCCTTCAGACTGAGTAGTTACATTTACATTCCTACAGGTTGCTTCTACTGTTGAAGGTATTGCTCCTACATTCCTGAATGATTATGTTTCTTTCTTTGGTCTCATACCTGAAGTGGCTTATTTGTGTGAAGTCTATTCCTACAGTT
This DNA window, taken from Solanum dulcamara chromosome 3, daSolDulc1.2, whole genome shotgun sequence, encodes the following:
- the LOC129881695 gene encoding heterogeneous nuclear ribonucleoprotein 1-like, producing the protein MDSDEGKLFVGGLGWDIKEDKLRSYFTHYGEVTHAIIMRDRVTGLSRGFAFVVFSDPSVIDIILQEKHTIDGRPVEAKRALPRAQHQSWRSRLPHASEDTRLEGNIKTRKIFVGGLPSSLTEEEFCKYFQNYGNVTDKVIMFDPNTGRPRGFGFITFDSEDAADKVLHKNFHELKNKLVEVKRALPKEANPAGNGRVGGYPGYGSYDPIRVPESAFCGYTPYNSYGALNYGYGYDPYTCYSGAAGVYMNPSLAGIVYASSLPGVTRTQWSSQNFGYGDFCNLNASYGASSSFGASSTRATIMASTSTSQGHASQNNNQGNGCSIHTKNEGPFTDSDGNETGDRHKGSAPNSSSGEATNQAGQHEANGCNTATVFDSNNGSPGFPDAA